In the Ornithinimicrobium pratense genome, AGGATCTGTTCACGGTGGAACTGGCCGACGGCACGCAGCTGAGCATCACACCCGACTCCCGGGGGGACGGCGGGATCGCGCTCGGCGAGATGTCGGACGACTCCCCGGACGTCCTCACCTGGTCAGCCGAAGACCTCGCCGCAGACCGAGCCACGGAGGCCGTCGGTGGCAGCCTCGTCACCGTGGTGGTGGGCTGGGACGCGGGACCGTCCGTGCTCACCGACACCCGGCTCGAGGTCACCGCTCAGGGGGTGAGCCGCTGGGTGGAGCCGGCCGACGTGGCGCAGGTGCCGACGGCCGACGGAGGCGTCACAACGGTGCTGACCGTCGACGAGGCCGAGGGCATGACTGTCACCGGCGTCGGGGTCGTCGCCGACGAGGACGACGACTCCGTCGTGCGCTGGGACGGGTGGGAGCCCCTCCTGGCTACGGCCGACGGTGTCGACTGGCAGGAGATCGAGGGCCGGGTCGTGCCGTTCGTCGACGGTGAGGCGCTGCAGGACGTGGGCCTCGCCTCGCTGGGGGAGGCCCGGTTGTACGCCGCGTCGGACTCTCGCGGCGAGGACCTGCTGGTGATGCCTCCGGGCCTGGGCGCCGACGACAGGGTGCTGCCCCTTCTGCGCAAGGGGGACAGCCTCGACCCGGCGCCCTGGGTGCTCGGCGACAACCGGATGGTGGAGACCGAGGACGGTCCTGTCCTCGTCGTAGAGACAGCCCCGGGGATGCTGACGGAGGGCACACAGTTGGCCGTCCGGCCGGCGTCGGCGGTCGAGCACGGTGTCGACCTGACCTGGACCCTGTTGGACAGCGACCGCTCCGGGTCGATGGTGATCGAGGGTGATCTGGTGGTGACGGCCGGTGGGTCGGCTGCGGGGGACCCGTGGCTCATGTACCCCCTGGGTGACGACTCCTGGGGTTCAACCTCGACCAGTGTGGCCGTGCGTCCGGGGCTGGTCGGCGCCACGCTCAGCGAGTTCGGCGACGCGACGGGCCCTGGCCGTCTCTACGTCGCCGCCGTCCTGCCGGAGGGCTCTGCGGGGGAGCTGGTGCTGGCCCCCGGGGCCCGGCTGGTCTCCTCCCAGACGGGCATCGGTCCCCTCGAGGGCCTGGAGGTAGTGAGCGCAGTCGTCGACCTCGGCGCCGCGCTGTCCCCCGCCGACGCCGTCGGGCTGGACCTGGATGGCGACGGCGTGGCGGACCTGAGGCCCCCAGCGCGCGGCTGACTCAGCGGCGCACCAGCACCCGCACCAGGTGCTCCAGCGTGCCGGCCGGGTCCTCGCTGGTCCCGCCGTGCACCGGCCCCGGTTGCACGATGGTGCTGCGCGGGGCGCTGAGCCACCCGAACCGCGGCCCGAGCCGGTCCAGCCGTGGGGTACTGGGGGAGTGTTCCCCGGCGGCGACACGGCATACCTGGTCCAACGACGCCCGCACCGACTCCAGGTCCAGCTCGGGGTCGAGCGCCAGCGCCCGGGCGTGGTCCAGCGCGACCGCGCCCTGCAGGAAGTCGGCCTCCTGGCTGTAGAGCACCACCCCGACGTTGATGAACTCCTCACGCTCCACGCGCGGGACGAGCCGCAGCACGACGTACTGGTAGTCGTAGGTCATGCCGCACTCCCGGGCAGCCAGACGTGTGGGGTCCGCACCCGCGCGAGGAGATGCTGCCGGTATGCCGTGCGTACCGCCGGTGGATCGGGCAGATGGTCCGTGGTCTCCAGCCAGTCCTCGGGCACCTGGTCGAGCACGTCACCCACGAGCTCTTCGGTGACCAGCGGCGCGAGCTCGCCGTGGGCG is a window encoding:
- a CDS encoding DUF3037 domain-containing protein gives rise to the protein MTYDYQYVVLRLVPRVEREEFINVGVVLYSQEADFLQGAVALDHARALALDPELDLESVRASLDQVCRVAAGEHSPSTPRLDRLGPRFGWLSAPRSTIVQPGPVHGGTSEDPAGTLEHLVRVLVRR